A stretch of DNA from Methylomicrobium lacus LW14:
GCGATGCCGAAAGTTTAACGGCATGCCGGTTTGCTTGAACCGTCGATGAATTCGATCTTTGAATTCGCCGAAGCCTGTCTTTACCGGAACGACATCGACGAAAAACTAGCGCTGACGCATCGGGCGATGCAGTTGCTGCGGGAAGGCCGCTTGCAGTTCGCAGAGTCCGGTCCGGTATTGCCGATCGTCGGCGTCAGTTTTCCGGAGCGGCCGGTGCTGTTGCCGCCGAGGGAGATGCCGAAGCGGAAGTTGAATACGCCGGAAGGCGTCGCGGCGTTTTTTCACGCGATCGGCCATGTCGAGTTTGTCGCGATCTATCTGGCCTGGGACTTGCTCTACCGCTTTCGCGGCCTGCCGGAGCAGTTCTACCGCGACTGGCTGCGCGTGGCCGACGAGGAAGCGCAGCATTTCGCGTTGATCCGCGAACATTTGCGGGCGATGGGCGCCGATTATGGCGACCTGCCCGCGCACGGCGGCTTGTGGGAGCTCGCGACCGATACGGCCGGGCATCTTTTGGCCAGGCTGGCTTTGGTGCCGCGCTGTCAGGAAGCGCACGGGCTGGATGTGACGCCGGCGCTGATCGAAAAATTCAGGCAGGCCGGCGATGCAAAGAGCGTCGCGATCCTGAACCGGATTCTGACCGATGAAGTCGGTCATGTCGAATTCGGGTCTTATTGGTTCAAGTCTGTTTGCGGGGAGCAGGGGCTGGAGTCCGAAGCCGAATACCGGCGCCTCCTTGGCGAGTATTACAAGGGCGGCCGGCCGAAAGGGCCTTTCAACCGGCCGCTCCGCATTCAGGCCGGTTTTTCGGGGGCTGAACTGGATTGGCTGGAGAGCGGGGCCCGGTAGCGGTTTAAGCG
This window harbors:
- a CDS encoding ferritin-like domain-containing protein is translated as MNSIFEFAEACLYRNDIDEKLALTHRAMQLLREGRLQFAESGPVLPIVGVSFPERPVLLPPREMPKRKLNTPEGVAAFFHAIGHVEFVAIYLAWDLLYRFRGLPEQFYRDWLRVADEEAQHFALIREHLRAMGADYGDLPAHGGLWELATDTAGHLLARLALVPRCQEAHGLDVTPALIEKFRQAGDAKSVAILNRILTDEVGHVEFGSYWFKSVCGEQGLESEAEYRRLLGEYYKGGRPKGPFNRPLRIQAGFSGAELDWLESGAR